In a single window of the Verrucomicrobiia bacterium genome:
- a CDS encoding YcfL family protein translates to MNKIWFSSLLLAAVVATGCKSGGAYAPKNTTKYDLENKEKFVLMDSMVQRSVTSSGIQKRILPDGRLEVIAHVRNREGRRIQVQTSCVFKDEQGFSTDDETPWQTLILTENSQEDVRFVSINNKARDFTIRVRQAH, encoded by the coding sequence ATGAATAAGATTTGGTTCAGCTCACTCTTACTCGCCGCCGTGGTGGCTACCGGTTGCAAATCCGGTGGTGCTTATGCGCCGAAGAACACGACGAAGTATGATCTGGAGAATAAGGAGAAGTTCGTGCTCATGGACAGCATGGTGCAACGCTCCGTGACCTCCTCCGGCATACAGAAACGCATTCTGCCGGATGGCCGACTGGAAGTGATCGCGCATGTGCGAAATCGCGAAGGTCGTCGCATCCAGGTGCAGACCAGTTGCGTGTTCAAGGATGAGCAAGGCTTCTCCACGGATGACGAGACGCCGTGGCAGACGCTCATCCTCACCGAGAATTCCCAGGAAGACGTCCGTTTTGTTTCCATCAACAACAAGGCGCGTGATTTCACCATCCGCGTCCGTCAGGCGCACTAA
- the trpE gene encoding anthranilate synthase component I: MYSPKQTEFLELAKQGNLIPVTRRILADFETPLSAYQKIRGEGESFLLESVEGGEHLGRYSFVGCNPRAIIKQTGNRIELIENGKGIEKFAIPAKGKENTECDQCVRDGLEVIERVLSRYKVVQLPGLPIFTGGAVGFLGYEFIHDVEPVVPRPAKDDLGTPTMYFLIADELLIFDRVAQTITILVNAFIEDPTKVNEAYENAVEEIDRILALLSEPVHNTPVTLNSDTKDLPFVSNVTKEQFIANVLKSKEYITSGDIIQVVGSQRFSAPVTASPLSIYRAARTINPSPYMFLLELDGFALVGASPEIHVRCEKGKVEIRPIAGTRARGKTVEEDVANEKDLLADPKERAEHVMLVDLARNDLGRVCDYGSVQVKDLMIIERYSHVMHIVSEVEGQLSKSKSPYDLMRATFPAGTLSGAPKIRAMQIISELEGTQRGPYGGCVGYFSFNGNLDCCITIRTALIKDGMAHVQAGGGWVHDSTPEGEYQETVNKSKAMIKAIALAESFEKQK, from the coding sequence ATGTATTCGCCCAAGCAGACTGAGTTTTTGGAGCTGGCCAAGCAGGGGAACCTGATCCCGGTCACGCGCCGCATCCTCGCGGACTTCGAGACGCCGCTCTCCGCCTATCAAAAGATCCGCGGTGAGGGCGAATCCTTCCTGCTCGAGTCCGTGGAAGGCGGCGAGCACTTGGGGCGCTACTCCTTCGTGGGCTGCAATCCGCGCGCGATCATCAAGCAGACCGGCAACCGCATCGAACTCATCGAGAACGGCAAGGGCATCGAGAAATTCGCCATCCCGGCCAAGGGCAAAGAGAACACCGAATGCGATCAATGCGTGCGCGATGGTCTGGAAGTCATTGAGCGCGTGCTGTCGCGTTACAAGGTCGTGCAATTGCCCGGCCTGCCCATCTTCACGGGTGGTGCGGTGGGGTTTCTCGGTTACGAGTTCATCCATGATGTGGAACCGGTGGTGCCGCGTCCGGCGAAGGATGACTTGGGCACACCCACGATGTATTTCCTGATCGCGGATGAATTGCTCATCTTCGATCGCGTCGCACAGACGATCACCATCCTCGTCAACGCCTTCATCGAAGACCCGACGAAAGTGAATGAAGCGTATGAGAACGCCGTGGAGGAGATCGACCGCATCCTCGCGTTGCTCTCGGAACCGGTGCATAACACGCCGGTCACGCTGAACTCGGATACGAAGGACCTGCCGTTTGTTTCTAACGTGACCAAGGAGCAGTTCATTGCGAACGTGCTCAAGTCCAAGGAATACATCACCAGTGGCGATATCATCCAGGTCGTCGGTTCGCAACGCTTCTCCGCACCGGTCACAGCCAGTCCGCTCTCCATCTATCGCGCGGCCCGCACGATCAATCCCTCGCCGTACATGTTCTTGCTGGAGCTGGATGGCTTCGCGCTCGTCGGTGCGTCGCCGGAGATCCATGTGCGTTGCGAGAAGGGCAAGGTCGAGATACGCCCGATCGCCGGTACGCGCGCTCGTGGTAAGACGGTGGAAGAAGATGTGGCGAACGAGAAAGACTTGCTCGCTGATCCGAAGGAACGCGCTGAGCACGTCATGCTTGTGGACCTCGCGCGCAATGATTTGGGCCGCGTGTGTGATTACGGTTCTGTGCAGGTGAAAGACCTGATGATCATCGAGCGTTACAGCCATGTGATGCACATCGTGTCCGAGGTGGAAGGCCAGCTCTCGAAGAGTAAGTCACCTTACGATCTCATGCGCGCCACATTCCCGGCGGGCACGCTCTCCGGTGCGCCGAAGATCCGCGCCATGCAGATCATCTCGGAACTGGAAGGCACGCAACGTGGGCCTTACGGCGGTTGCGTGGGTTACTTCTCCTTCAATGGCAATCTCGATTGCTGCATCACCATCCGCACGGCCCTCATCAAAGACGGCATGGCACATGTGCAAGCCGGTGGCGGCTGGGTCCACGACTCCACGCCAGAAGGCGAGTATCAGGAGACGGTGAACAAATCGAAGGCGATGATTAAAGCCATCGCGCTGGCGGAGAGTTTCGAGAAGCAGAAGTAA
- a CDS encoding penicillin-binding protein activator LpoB, giving the protein MKKSYVNYSLCLAAIAALTAGCASSGVKNPRGVPVTEMKADERGFVAGTGVESQDLVTVTDKMARSILAIPEIANAQGTPRVVLNPVNNETRFPINKDIFLTRIRAQLNSKAAGKVRFLARDQMAALEKERDLKQSGQVTASSDPNVVEFKGADFFLTGTLQNMTTRTSKGVSDYVLYSFRLIDARTSDIVWEDMAEIKKQGLEDAAYR; this is encoded by the coding sequence ATGAAGAAGTCGTACGTAAACTATTCTCTTTGCTTGGCCGCTATCGCGGCATTGACCGCTGGTTGCGCCTCCTCTGGCGTGAAGAATCCTCGTGGCGTTCCGGTCACCGAAATGAAGGCCGATGAACGCGGCTTCGTCGCTGGCACGGGCGTGGAATCCCAAGACCTTGTGACCGTCACGGACAAAATGGCCCGCAGCATTCTGGCCATCCCCGAGATCGCCAATGCCCAAGGCACGCCGCGCGTGGTCTTGAATCCGGTGAATAACGAGACCCGTTTCCCGATCAATAAGGACATCTTCCTCACCCGCATCCGCGCGCAACTGAACTCGAAGGCTGCCGGTAAGGTGCGCTTCCTCGCGCGTGATCAGATGGCTGCCTTGGAAAAGGAACGTGACTTGAAACAATCCGGCCAAGTGACCGCTTCCAGCGATCCGAATGTGGTCGAATTCAAAGGTGCGGATTTCTTCCTCACCGGCACGCTCCAAAACATGACCACCCGCACCTCGAAGGGCGTGAGCGATTACGTGCTCTACTCCTTCCGCCTGATCGATGCCCGCACCAGCGACATCGTTTGGGAAGACATGGCGGAGATCAAGAAGCAGGGATTAGAAGATGCCGCTTACCGTTAA
- a CDS encoding DMT family protein — translation MNDLIQTRWFPIVLLVCSNVFMTFAWYGHLKHKNVPLWTAILASWGIAFFEYCLMVPANRYGHTNFSATQLKIIQEVITLVVFSGFAVAILGEKLKWNHIAAFLCILAAVAFTFLPDRFHEKRPLDTLNNVNPTEKTE, via the coding sequence ATGAACGACCTCATCCAAACACGCTGGTTCCCCATCGTCCTGTTGGTTTGCTCCAACGTGTTCATGACGTTCGCATGGTATGGACATTTGAAACACAAGAATGTGCCGCTGTGGACGGCCATTCTGGCGAGCTGGGGCATCGCGTTCTTTGAATACTGCCTGATGGTTCCGGCGAACCGTTACGGGCATACGAATTTTTCGGCCACGCAGCTTAAGATCATTCAAGAAGTGATCACGCTGGTGGTTTTCAGTGGTTTTGCCGTGGCCATCTTGGGCGAAAAATTGAAGTGGAATCACATCGCTGCGTTCCTGTGCATCCTGGCAGCCGTGGCGTTCACCTTTTTGCCGGATCGCTTTCATGAGAAGCGTCCGCTTGATACTCTTAATAACGTAAATCCGACGGAGAAAACAGAATGA
- the hisI gene encoding phosphoribosyl-AMP cyclohydrolase yields the protein MSFYDKLKFNSDGLIPAIVQEQSTGRVLMMAWMNRASLETTIATGKTHFWSRSRQKFWMKGESSGHTQAVKDVAFDCDGDTLLIQVEQIGAACHEGYQSCFFRSVKEAEFEVTEKQLETPEQIYGKK from the coding sequence ATGAGCTTTTACGACAAGCTGAAGTTCAACTCGGATGGCCTCATCCCGGCCATCGTTCAGGAACAATCCACGGGCCGCGTGCTCATGATGGCGTGGATGAACCGCGCCTCGCTGGAGACGACCATCGCCACGGGCAAGACGCATTTTTGGAGCCGCTCCCGCCAGAAGTTCTGGATGAAGGGCGAATCCAGCGGCCACACGCAAGCGGTGAAAGACGTGGCCTTTGATTGCGATGGCGACACGCTGCTGATCCAAGTGGAACAGATCGGCGCCGCGTGCCATGAAGGTTATCAATCCTGCTTCTTCCGCTCCGTAAAAGAAGCCGAGTTCGAAGTGACCGAGAAACAACTCGAGACGCCCGAACAGATCTACGGAAAGAAGTAA
- a CDS encoding methyl-accepting chemotaxis protein, giving the protein MNNWTVGKRIIFGFAAVIAIMIVLGIYTRLRIDSIEEDVKEIAQNGMPSLILLAEADHAMTASRELIYQHISSPSADDMKALEKEMQERTDKLEHALASFEALASADQKELLQNLKTRRSQYMKLRDEILEQSHSATNAADTAKLYQRARAEFDPINDAFVEAMDRCEEAEKKENTQSMKEIMEATHTTNLAVLTGTILALTVSILLATLIIRSTESVLRRVCSTLSDGSAQVAAASSQVSASSQSLAEGASEQAASVEETSASLEELSSTIKTTTGNIQKANGLAKETRTAADQGAQDTHMMTIAMDGLKTSSDDIAKIIKTIDEIAFQTNILALNAAVEAARAGEAGMGFAVVADEVRNLAQRCAQAARETSVQIESAILKTEQGVETSHKVSTALNDIVLKARDLDGLVAEVTHAAQEQSQGIAQLGEATIRIDKITQSTAANAEETAAAAEELNAQAETMKAAVADLTKLIGVNGSASENLIIPRPAPFPSNAKSMNAKASAPLNGKRNGHSQVIRPQSPVKKSVEEELPMEAAFKDF; this is encoded by the coding sequence ATGAATAATTGGACCGTCGGAAAACGCATCATCTTCGGCTTCGCCGCAGTGATCGCCATCATGATTGTGCTGGGCATCTACACCCGGCTGCGCATCGATTCCATCGAGGAGGACGTAAAAGAGATCGCCCAAAACGGCATGCCCAGCCTCATCCTGCTTGCCGAGGCAGATCACGCCATGACTGCCTCCCGGGAACTCATCTATCAACACATCAGTTCACCGAGCGCAGACGACATGAAGGCGCTGGAGAAAGAGATGCAAGAACGTACCGATAAACTGGAACACGCTCTAGCCTCATTTGAAGCCTTGGCAAGTGCCGATCAGAAAGAACTCCTGCAAAACCTAAAAACTCGTCGAAGCCAGTATATGAAATTGCGCGACGAGATACTGGAACAAAGCCACTCCGCAACAAACGCAGCTGATACCGCCAAACTCTATCAGCGCGCACGTGCCGAGTTTGATCCCATCAACGACGCCTTTGTAGAAGCCATGGACCGTTGCGAAGAAGCCGAGAAAAAGGAGAACACCCAATCCATGAAAGAGATCATGGAGGCCACACACACCACGAACCTCGCCGTCCTTACCGGCACCATTCTGGCGCTGACAGTAAGTATTCTCCTCGCCACTCTGATCATTCGCAGCACAGAATCTGTCCTGCGCCGTGTTTGCTCGACTCTGAGCGACGGCTCCGCCCAAGTGGCTGCTGCCTCCAGCCAGGTTTCGGCCTCCAGCCAATCTCTGGCGGAAGGCGCGAGCGAGCAGGCGGCCTCAGTCGAAGAAACGAGCGCCTCTCTCGAAGAACTTTCCAGCACCATTAAAACCACCACTGGAAACATCCAGAAAGCGAACGGTCTGGCGAAGGAAACCCGCACAGCCGCCGATCAGGGCGCACAGGATACTCACATGATGACCATCGCCATGGATGGACTCAAAACCTCCAGTGACGATATCGCCAAGATCATCAAAACCATCGATGAGATCGCTTTTCAGACAAACATCCTCGCTTTGAACGCCGCTGTGGAAGCAGCCCGCGCAGGGGAAGCCGGCATGGGATTCGCCGTAGTAGCCGATGAAGTCCGCAATCTGGCGCAACGCTGCGCCCAAGCCGCCCGTGAGACATCCGTGCAGATCGAAAGTGCGATTCTGAAAACGGAACAAGGCGTCGAAACGAGTCATAAGGTTTCTACCGCTTTGAATGACATTGTGCTAAAGGCCCGCGATCTCGACGGCTTGGTGGCCGAAGTCACCCACGCCGCCCAAGAGCAATCTCAAGGCATTGCCCAACTCGGTGAAGCCACCATCCGTATCGATAAAATCACTCAATCCACGGCAGCAAATGCAGAAGAGACTGCGGCAGCAGCAGAAGAATTGAATGCACAGGCCGAAACCATGAAAGCAGCCGTGGCCGACCTCACGAAACTGATCGGCGTCAATGGCTCCGCGAGCGAGAACCTCATCATTCCCCGGCCTGCCCCCTTCCCCTCAAACGCCAAATCGATGAACGCGAAAGCATCCGCGCCGCTTAATGGCAAGCGCAACGGTCATAGCCAGGTCATCCGGCCGCAAAGCCCGGTGAAGAAATCCGTTGAAGAAGAGCTTCCGATGGAAGCCGCTTTCAAGGACTTCTAA
- the ubiE gene encoding bifunctional demethylmenaquinone methyltransferase/2-methoxy-6-polyprenyl-1,4-benzoquinol methylase UbiE codes for MANKFYEAGEKRAEKVNDLFAAIAPRYDLINDLQSFGMHRLWKRKLIKLAAVKPGGKALDLCCGTGDVAFALAGQGAEVLGVDFSGPMLMVAKERQARDGVKQVEFVRGDALRLPAADASVDVLTISYGLRNLADFEGGLREMLRVLKPGGRLLVLDFGVPDNVLWRWGYFQYLKWFVPVFGRLFCGDSDTHAYILKSLQHYPAQRGVEKLMHKLGCQDVRVVNLLGGVMGINYGVKAS; via the coding sequence ATGGCTAACAAGTTCTATGAGGCGGGTGAGAAACGGGCGGAGAAGGTGAACGACCTTTTCGCTGCCATTGCGCCCCGTTATGACCTGATCAATGACCTGCAAAGTTTCGGGATGCACCGGCTTTGGAAACGGAAATTGATCAAGCTGGCGGCGGTGAAGCCCGGGGGGAAGGCGCTGGACCTTTGTTGCGGGACGGGCGATGTCGCCTTCGCCTTGGCGGGGCAGGGGGCGGAGGTATTGGGCGTGGATTTCAGCGGTCCGATGCTGATGGTGGCGAAGGAACGTCAGGCGCGGGATGGCGTGAAGCAGGTTGAGTTCGTGCGCGGCGATGCTCTGAGACTGCCAGCGGCGGATGCATCGGTGGATGTGCTGACGATCAGCTATGGTTTGCGGAACTTAGCGGATTTTGAGGGAGGCTTGCGTGAGATGTTGCGGGTGCTTAAGCCAGGTGGACGGTTGCTCGTTTTGGATTTCGGTGTGCCGGACAATGTGCTTTGGCGTTGGGGCTACTTTCAATATCTGAAATGGTTCGTGCCGGTCTTTGGTCGGCTCTTCTGCGGGGATTCAGACACGCATGCTTACATCCTGAAGTCTCTGCAGCATTACCCGGCGCAACGCGGGGTGGAGAAGCTGATGCACAAGCTGGGCTGTCAGGATGTGCGGGTGGTGAATCTGCTGGGCGGGGTGATGGGGATTAATTATGGAGTGAAGGCTTCCTGA
- the hisF gene encoding imidazole glycerol phosphate synthase subunit HisF — MLAKRVIPCLDVHDGQVTRGVQFGKAEAGELKNVGDPVALALRYNEQGADEMVFFDITASAHGRATMVGVIERVADQCFMPLTVGGGIRAVEDMGIMLKAGADKISINSSALSNPDLIRAGAEKFGSQCIVVSIDAKKVAPDRWEVFSHGGRKSTGLDAVEWATKAVGLGAGEIVLNSIDADGTKKGFDLVITKRVSESVAVPVVASGGAGSLEHMAEVLLAGSADAVLAASIFHYGTFTVGQVKDYLAKQNIPVRL; from the coding sequence GTGTTAGCCAAACGTGTCATACCATGTCTGGACGTGCATGATGGTCAGGTGACCCGTGGCGTGCAGTTCGGCAAAGCGGAAGCGGGTGAGTTGAAGAACGTCGGCGATCCCGTCGCGCTGGCTTTGCGATATAATGAGCAGGGCGCGGACGAGATGGTGTTCTTTGACATCACCGCCAGCGCCCACGGTCGCGCCACGATGGTGGGCGTGATCGAACGCGTCGCGGACCAATGCTTCATGCCTCTGACCGTCGGTGGCGGCATCCGCGCGGTGGAAGACATGGGCATCATGCTTAAGGCCGGTGCGGACAAGATCAGCATCAACTCCTCCGCGCTCTCCAATCCCGATCTCATCCGTGCTGGCGCCGAGAAGTTCGGCAGTCAATGCATCGTGGTGTCCATCGATGCCAAGAAAGTCGCGCCGGATCGTTGGGAAGTGTTCTCGCACGGCGGTCGCAAGTCTACTGGCCTTGATGCCGTGGAATGGGCGACGAAAGCTGTTGGCCTCGGTGCCGGTGAGATCGTGCTGAACAGCATTGATGCGGACGGCACGAAGAAGGGTTTCGATCTCGTCATCACCAAGCGCGTGAGTGAATCCGTCGCTGTGCCGGTGGTGGCTAGCGGTGGCGCAGGCAGCTTGGAGCACATGGCCGAGGTGTTGCTGGCGGGTAGCGCGGATGCGGTCTTGGCCGCGAGCATTTTCCACTACGGCACATTCACCGTGGGGCAGGTGAAAGATTATCTGGCGAAGCAAAATATCCCGGTGCGTTTATGA